The Eriocheir sinensis breed Jianghai 21 chromosome 21, ASM2467909v1, whole genome shotgun sequence genome includes the window GCAGATCCAAAGGCAGAACCTGAGACCTTGCTGGCACTGGCAGACCCAGAGCCGCGACTGGCAGATCCAAAGGCAGAACCAGAGCTTTGGCTGCCAGATCCAAAGGCAGAACCAGAGCTTTGGCTGCCAGATCCAAAGGCAGAACCTGAGACCTTGCTGGCACTGGCAGACCCAGAGCCGCGACTGGCAGATCCAAAGGCAGAACCAGAGCTTTGGCTGCCAGATCCAAAGGCAGAACCAGAGCTTTGGCTGCCAGATCCAAAGGCAGAACCAGAGCTTTGGCTGCCAGATCCAAAGGCAGAACCTGAGACCTTGCTGGCACTAGCAGACCCAGAGCCGCGACTGGCAGATCCAAAGGCAGAACCAGAGCTTTGGCTGCCAGATCCAAAGGCAGAACCAGAGCTTTGGCTGCCAGATCCAAAGGCAGAACCTGAGACCTTGCTGGCACTGGCAGACCCAGAGCCGCGACTGGCAGATCCAAAGGCAGAACCAGAGCTTTGGCTGCCAGATCCAAAGGCAGAACCAGAGCTTTGGCTGCCAGATCCAAAGGCAGAACCAGAGCTTTGGCTGCCAGATCCAAAGGCAGAACCAGAGCTTTGGCTGCCAGATCCAAAGGCAGAACCTGAGATCTTGCTGGCACTGGCAGAACCAGAGCCGCGGCTGGCAGAACCAAAGGCAGAACCTGATGCCTTGCTGGCACTGGCAGAACCAGAGCTTTGGCTGGCAGATCCAAAGGTAGAGCCGGATGCCTTGCTGGCAGATCCGAAGGCAGATCCAGAGCTCTGGCTAGCAGACACAAATGCAGCATCAGCAGCCTTGCTGGCAGCACcgaaagaagaaccagaaatCTGGCTGACAGACTGAGAGGCCGAACCAGAAGCCTTGCTAGCAAAAGCAGCAGATGAGCCTGAAGAGGCTGAtccagaggacgaggaggaccgTGAGGCCGAACCAGAGGCCTTGCCAGCAAAGGCAGCAGATGAACCGAAAGAGGCTGATCCTGATGACGAGGAGGCACCTGAAGATGAGCCAGAAGCTTTGCTGGCAAAACCTGATGAGGATCCTTGAGCCGAAAAACCAGAAGCTGAGCCCGAGGCACCAAATGAGCCACGTGACCCTGAGCCAgagcttcctctcctttcctctgtgaCGCGGATGGCAGCTTCCTCGGTGTAGGTGCAGGGCCCGTAGACTAGTCCTTCAAGGGTCCTGCTGCCGGGTGTCTTGGAGCCACGTTCACGAACGATCCTATGTCCACAGATGTGACTGGCAGGCCCGGAGGAGACGGCGGCCCTAGTGGAGGAGGATTGTTGAACATTCATAGCCTCAGCGAGTGATTCGGCGAACATAGCGGCGGCGTTCTCTTCGTAGTTCATGGTGTTTGGCTCTTGGTAGTCGTTGTTGACGCCAGAGATGGCAAAGTCAGCGAACCTTCCGATTCCTTTGTCAGAGAAAACGGTGGCCGGAGCAAAGATGTCTGCCTCGACGGGCTTCAGGGCGATGCCGGAGTCTTCCTTCGTCACCTTGACCTATAAAGAAAGCAAAATGTTAAAGACTGTCATACACAATAAAAGACCAAACGTCACACTGTCTCGTCGTATCCAGAAATATGTTGACATAGAGCTTACCATTCTTAGTACGTCACTTATTTAACTTCATGTTTCTCCGCTTTTAATCCTTTATCTGATATGAATCTTGTACTCCAATCTCCCTTTACATAATTATCATTACAATTGTATATCCCAGTGATTTCCACATAACTTCTAATGCACTCCCCTTGTCAGCAATGACCCTTTTTAAAACACAAATCATGCAATTGCTGTTTTCACGAAGCCAATGTCTGCAGTCCTAGAATAAATAcaatcagtgaaaaaaaaaatggcttttTTTCTGAAATGAACATGAAAATTTTGGTTTTAGATGTGAACCTTAGTTGCAGAGAaagtcccttctccttcccccgtACGGGTCTGTTTGTGTCAAGCATGCTTTTATGTACTGTTGTCTGTTTGTGTTGCCTGCCTGGCGTGGCTGGTCAAATGGTGGTCTTGGTAAGTCAAACATGTTGTTATGATCACATGTAACGTGGAAGTGCTGACAGACTAGTGGACAGAAGAAACAGACACAAGACAGATAATTGGAAGGAAAAGACAAGTACAAAACATATAGAGTAAAGTAACGGCAAGACGTAGAATTGAGTTGGATAAACAAATGAGCAAACAAATAGAAACGATACATGCAGACAGAAACATAGAAGAGCAAAAATAAATGGTAGAGTGTAGAAAACATTGACAAACTATTAATAGACAGTTTGTTAGTGACTGATAAGTGTCTACACACTCGAacatagaaagacagaaatagacagacagacagacagaaagacagacggatagatagacatacagattAGGACACagataaaaagacaaaaaggcagagagacagagacagacatttACAGAGACACAAACAAACTAATAAACAAGTCATGAACTGATAACATACTGAACATGTGTGAAACTGTTACAAAGGGAATAAATTATACACCAGACGAAAGTTACTaacaatgaatgaaaaagagactACATACGTAAATCAAACGTAAAAACACAAGTGAAAATAATGTTGTGATTTTAAGCTCTCACTGAAAACAGTCTTTGGGGAATTTTGATTTACTAAATGAATTTGATTATCATGAAGTTGGACAATACAGAAATGAGTGCAAAAGAAATCTGACAATCTTTAAAAAgtcgttattttcatgcaaagTTTATaatatacatttaaaaaaaaaaaagaacctacATAACTTATATATACACGCATTAATACGGAGATAGATAAATGGGTAAGATAACTagataaagatgatgattataaggaggaggaggaggaggaggaggaggaggaggaggaggagcaggaggaggaggaggaggaggaggaggaggaggaggaggaggaggaggaggaggaggaggaggaggaggaggaggagatggagatggaggagaaggaagagaagatggaggaagaagacgaatacTACCCTCATCTTCATCACTAAGGAAGGGAATCAGCAACAGGACTTTGGAGTGACATGGAAAAGGAGACATAAAAGGGGCGAAAACATCAGGAAATGGAGCTGTAAAGTAGAGAGGTTGGTGGCACGGGCCTGAGTGGGTGTACCTGGTAGCCCTTGACAGGATGGGAGGTGTATGTGTAGTTGTAGAAGAAGCCATCTGGCATGAGCATTGTGTACCAGCCGTAGGTGACCCCATCATCCCCGACCCACTCATCGCGGCTCTGGTAATTGGTCGAGGAGGAGTCTTGCACCCGGATGCTGAAGTTGTACGGGTCTGTGCCCTGCCGGGAACATGGCGACACAGGGAGGGCTCTGTTAGGCACGGCTGGCAGGGGTTAGCTCATGTATGCTCCTAAACCCTAACATGTCCAGTGTTTTAGAGATGATATTAATGgcgaactgatataggtctgggCACTGCTGGTTTGAATTGAACCTTCCATGGGGGCTGATGTTTGGTAATGGCTCAATGACAGTTAATCAAGGTATTTGTAGCCAAGTCACAGGACCCCACAGCTGCGACAGCCTGCTATCTTGCTTGCAAAAGTTAAATATGGGTTTCGCATTCAAGTTAAATTTATATAGAATTCGCAAGAATATGGATGTCATATTAACACAATATATTAATGATTAAAGGCAAAGCGAAAAATTAGAATGGAAGAGGCTGAGTTGGCAAACATTTTCTTGTCATTCAAACACGTGATAACGAAGAGATGGAATGGTTTCGATGACACCTATCaaatgtatacatacataacaaagTCTTaacctcacaacacacacacacacacacacacacacacacacacacacacacacaccaggatactctctctctctctctctttaataagaCCTAATCAGCTATGGAGACAAGGGAACAGGGCATTTTGCCAACTGTTATACACAGACAAAGGAACACATTGTGAAAGAAATACTTACACTGCCATCGTCGTCTCTGCCGGACTGTCTCGTTTGGCTGATCTTGACTCCTGATCTCGCTGACTCCTCCCTGAAGGCCTTGAGTTCGGCGAGAAGTTCGGCAGCACTCACTGAGCTGCCGCCTCGGTAAGGTTCCGCCAGTCGGTAAGTGTAGGACTCAGAGGATGAACCTCTGGCGGCTGCGGCTGCTGCAGCGGCTGCGGCGGAAGCTTGTGATCGCTGAGCAGACGCTGAGGTACCATAACCTGAACTTTGACTGgtggaggctgctgctgctgactgTCTCCTTGCTGAAGATGATTCTGCCCTGCTGGAGCTAGCCGATGCCTTCTGACTGGCGCTGACTGAACCTGCCTGACTGGCACGTCCAGATGCTTGACCAAAGGCACCGGCGGATGCTGCCTGACTGGCACTTCCAGAGGCCTGACCAAAGGCACCAGCGGATGCTGCCTGACTGGCTCCGAAAGAAACTCTGCCACTGGCGGATTGACCTGAGGAGGCAGCCTTGCGGCTGGCGCTGAGTGACTCTTGCTTTCTTGACGATTGACTAGAAGCACTGAATGATCCACTACTGCCCGAGGAGCTTCCAGAGGCAGAGGCACCAAATGACCCGCCCTGACGTTGTCCAAAGGCAGCCTGGCTACCTGATGCACCAGCGGCACTTCCAGACGCTTGACCAAAAGTAGAGAACGACGATCCGCCGGTGGCTCCAAATGATGAACTACCTCCCGAAACTCTCCTGCCGGAGCTAGACGAGGCCTGACTAAAACCACTTGATTGACGGCCTCCAGACGACCCCTTCACGATGGTGACGGAGCCGGTAGCTTCGTACTGGTGCTCGGCGGGTACAAAGTGCGAGATGACGGTGGGCTGCCTGTCGCGGCTCTTGACTGAGACTGTCCTCGTCAGAGCCAGGTTGGCTTCAGAGCCTGATGATGCTTTGCGGACAGCTTCAACACGCGGTTTAGGCGAGGCTAAGGAGGCTACGGGGAGGGGAATAGCAGCTGGTCTGAATGAGACCTGAGCCCCTGCAGCAGACCCTGATGCACCTGAAACCCTCCTCGTGGCGCCTTGTGACCCCTTAGCGATGGTGACGGAGCCAGTGGCCTCGTAGCGGTGCTCGGCAGGAACAAAGTGGGAGATGACGGTGGGTATCCTCTCAGGGCTCTTGACGGAGACCGTCCTTGTGAGGGCCAAGTTGGCGGCGGAGGAAGCAGCAGAAGAGAAGGTCTGTGCAGGTCTGCTAATTTTCTTCACCTTAAACTGaacaggggcaggggcaggggcaggggcaggggcagcaGGTTTCACAAACGTGGCCTGTGAAGCAGATGATCCACTCAGGGAACCTCCTCTTGCAGCGTTTTGCGACCCCTTGACGATGGTGACGGAGCCGGTAGCTTCATACCTGTGCTCGGCGGGCACAAAATGGGAGATGACAGTGGGCACCCTCTCGGGGCTCTTGACGGAGACGGTCCTCGTCAGAGCCAGGTTGGAGGCTGAGGAAGAAGCTCCAGAAAACTGGCTGTCTAGTTTAAGCGCGGGAACTGGGGCAGGGCGTCTGGGTTTGGGAGCAGGGGCAGGTCTTGAAACAAACTGAGCCTGGCCACCAGCTGAGCCACTTCCAGAATTCTGTGACCCTTTGACGATGGTGACGGAGCCGGTTGCCTCATATCTGTGTTCTGCTGGCACGAAGTGGGAGATGACAGTTGGCACCCTCTCGGGGCTCTTGACAGAGACGGTCCTCGTCAGGGCCAATTTGgcggcagaagcagcagcagcggcggcggcagcagcagaaCTGGAAGATCCCTGTGAAGACGCACTTAGTTTTCGTTCCACCTTGACCTTGCGGGGGGGCGCTGGAAGGGACACAAACTGAGCCGCTGCGCCAGAGCCAGCAGCCGAACCCCTGGTGGAAGCAGCTGATCCCTTCACGATGGTGACTGACCCTTCAGCGTCATATCTGTGGTCTGCGGGAACGAAGTGGGATATGACAGTGGGCACCCTAACAGGCGTCTTGACCTTTACCGTACGAGTAAGGGCGGCTCCAGAGGCCTTGGAGGCAGGACGCGCGGGTCCACTTGGCACAGCGGGTTGCACTTGTTGAGTGACTGCTGGAGGTCCGTAGGTTCGCTGGACTGGCCTGCTGGCCTCCGCGGACTCCGGGGCGATAAGCACGCTCCCAGTGGCCTCATATCTGTGGTCCGCGGGGGTGAAGTGGGAGATGACGCTGGATCTTCGTTCGGGAGACTTGACAGACACAGTGCGGGCAATGACCTGAGGAGAGGAGGGCGATGAGGCACCTCGACAGACTCTGCTTGCTTTGTTAAAAAACCAGTTGGGCAGACTGGTGGTCTCTATCAAATACCACAGCCATTATGCAGCAGAAGCGGTGACACCAAATAAGCGGATCTGGAGCCtattttcttcgtgtgtgtgtgtgtgtgtgtgtgtgtgtgtgtgtgtgtgtgtgtgtgtgtgtgtgtgtgtgtgttttatatatatatatatatatatatatatatatatatatatatatatatatatatatatatatatatatatatatatatatatatatatatgatttacttCGTTCCAAAGCATGAAAAAATATCAATATTTAGCAAAAAATATCATTTGACAATGTAAAGTTAATTAAAATATATGATATATGAAATGCATAAATATCAACAAAAGGTCTTAACtaacaataaaatgaaaactaACTACAGAAATAGTAACAAATTATTTTGAACACTGAATATTGAGTTAAGTGAGGAAAGCCTTCCTACTTAATTTTGTTAAGTCACGCTTAAAGAGAAGCGTAAAGGACGATCAAGGTATCGCAATGGCAGGAGGTTGTTCTTGGTTCACCTGTGCCTCAAGAACTTCCCCTCCGTGCCGGACTTACCTCCCCTTTGTCGCCCAGGACGCACGCGGCCGCGGCCACCAGCAGGAAGGTGAcctgaggagaaaaaaatatggttaGTGTTGCCTGAATCCCTCCTTCAGAGCTTGTTGCATTTCATTTTTAGTCTTTGCTCAGCCAGCTTATGCCCAAAGCGTAAGCCAACGTGCCTGGGTACTCGTATCGGTCTCGATCACATTACAATCATACAAACCAACCAtttctctgttttcatttctctataagcggagacaaagacaaagaaggCAAGGTTTCCTCCTTACcaaagaacaagagcaaaagtAAGGATGGAAAAGGTAAATACGAATCATATTACACACATCCGAGTCTCTATTCATAAGAGCAATAACAAGTAAGGAGAGACGCAAGTAAGCAGCACTTTTTAAGACAAATCAACAACACACTAACAgtaaagcagtaaaaaaaaaaaaaaacagacaacaaCCCTTTCTCCACGTCTACCTGCATTAGAGAGTGTGTATACCAGCGCGGGACAAGACAAGTAGTGCGTGCTAATGCGACGACTAAGGCCACACGTCTTGCTACGGGGGTAAGAGACGGCACACCTGCTTCCCAGACAATTACCTTAACGAACTCATGCATCCccgtcccccccgcccccccgcgtGTGTGCTCTACCAACACGGCAATAACGTACAAGGCATAAAGCGGCATGCAGTGTATAATATTTAATGGAGGTGCGAGGAGCCTAAGTGATGCTGTGGGAGAGAACAGGTGAGTGAGAGcacaaagaaatgaaaagggagatgaagagttgTACGAGGTTTTATAGAAGGCTTGATCGTAAAAGagtaaaagtagagaaagaaaggacgacAGGGCTGGAAAGCAACTGGAATGTATGCCAACACAGGAAATACAGAGAAATGCTACAAAAGTGTCCAAAATCAAGCGGGTCAAGATATGGGAAGAATGGAAGACAAAAAATTAGAAAGAATGAGCTACTGCAGAAGAGGGTGCagacaaaggggaaaaaaaatagggaggaaaCAACGAGAATAAAAATAAGGTATACAGAAACGAAGAATTAATATAAGGAGGAATAAAtgtaaggagaagggagaaaacagCACCAGACCATATATGAAGCCAAGGAAaggcgagaggagagaaagagataatgggAGAGAAGTAAAGTAAGGCGAGATATGGAggctggagaggaggagagaagataaggggtggcaggaagtggagagagaaatgGGTGTAACGGAGGGAAATACgggaggcgagggggggggggggggttaagagcagagagagagagagagagagagagagagagagagagagagagagagagagagagagagagagagagagagagagagagagagagagagagagagagatgagacaaaTCCTTTACACCCACGTTAAACAATAGTATTAtgagtacctcctcctcctcctcctcctcctcctcctcctcctcctcctcctcctctttctcatcgccAACATCTCTCAACCGTCGCCAAAACCATTAAAAACGACCTACACAAACGACGACCATTAACTTCAAGACAACCTTACAAACGACGCCGAGAACAaaagccgtctctctctctctctctctctctctctctctctctctctctctctctctctctctctctcactctctctctttcacactctcactctttcacactctcactctttcacactctcactctttcactctttcactctttcacacacactcacactcacactcacactcacactcacactccatCCTAAAGCGTCAAGAATTTccgcatctctccctctctctccctcttttttttttttttctccctctctctccccctcccaaaGCGTCAAGAGTTTCCGCATCTTCCCGTAAAAAGACGTGCTCGATCTAGCGTCCTTTTTACAGGCAGAGAGATCGAGGTGTGACGGAAGAGTATGGT containing:
- the LOC127001563 gene encoding uncharacterized transmembrane protein DDB_G0289901-like isoform X17, with translation MRMQVTFLLVAAAACVLGDKGEVIARTVSVKSPERRSSVISHFTPADHRYEATGSVLIAPESAEASRPVQRTYGPPAVTQQVQPAVPSGPARPASKASGAALTRTVKVKTPVRVPTVISHFVPADHRYDAEGSVTIVKGSAASTRGSAAGSGAAAQFVSLPAPPRKVKVERKLSASSQGSSSSAAAAAAAAASAAKLALTRTVSVKSPERVPTVISHFVPAEHRYEATGSVTIVKGSQNSGSGSAGGQAQFVSRPAPAPKPRRPAPVPALKLDSQFSGASSSASNLALTRTVSVKSPERVPTVISHFVPAEHRYEATGSVTIVKGSQNAARGGSLSGSSASQATFVKPAAPAPAPAPAPVQFKVKKISRPAQTFSSAASSAANLALTRTVSVKSPERIPTVISHFVPAEHRYEATGSVTIAKGSQGATRRVSGASGSAAGAQVSFRPAAIPLPVASLASPKPRVEAVRKASSGSEANLALTRTVSVKSRDRQPTVISHFVPAEHQYEATGSVTIVKGSSGGRQSSGFSQASSSSGRRVSGGSSSFGATGGSSFSTFGQASGSAAGASGSQAAFGQRQGGSFGASASGSSSGSSGSFSASSQSSRKQESLSASRKAASSGQSASGRVSFGASQAASAGAFGQASGSASQAASAGAFGQASGRASQAGSVSASQKASASSSRAESSSARRQSAAAASTSQSSGYGTSASAQRSQASAAAAAAAAAARGSSSESYTYRLAEPYRGGSSVSAAELLAELKAFREESARSGVKISQTRQSGRDDDGSGTDPYNFSIRVQDSSSTNYQSRDEWVGDDGVTYGWYTMLMPDGFFYNYTYTSHPVKGYQVKVTKEDSGIALKPVEADIFAPATVFSDKGIGRFADFAISGVNNDYQEPNTMNYEENAAAMFAESLAEAMNVQQSSSTRAAVSSGPASHICGHRIVRERGSKTPGSRTLEGLVYGPCTYTEEAAIRVTEERRGSSGSGSRGSFGASGSASGFSAQGSSSGFASKASGSSSGASSSSGSASFGSSAAFAGKASGSASRSSSSSGSASSGSSAAFASKASGSASQSVSQISGSSFGAASKAADAAFVSASQSSGSAFGSASKASGSTFGSASQSSGSASASKASGSAFGSASRGSGSASASKISGSAFGSGSQSSGSAFGSGSQSSGSAFGSGSQSSGSAFGSASRGSGSASASKVSGSAFGSGSQSSGSAFGSGSQSSGSAFGSGSQSSGSAFGSASRGSGSASASKVSGSAFGSGSQSSGSAFGSGSQSSGSAFGSASRGSGSASASKVSGSAFGSASQSSGSAFGSASRGSGSASASKVSGSTSGSASRKVSSGSSGAGSSFFQSLGSSGSLSSSGSSGAQFFGSAGASRSGSSEESGSGRYSSGFTFQTSSSPSSSEEKSGESSSKFQSSSSSFSSGFSSSSRSGGGGSGGSLTRTVSVKSPVRHSSVISHFVPADHVYDASAGVTLGSSSVRQSSTPSRAVFVSAKSGESAAAARKAAEAALAAASRSAASRASNLALTRTVAVKSPERHTNVISHFVPAEHRYEAVGSVTIRRDSEQSTASVSPVRTFTVKSSPAPAPAKAPVRAPAPAPARGYGTPSRSASPSNLSLTRTVSVKSPERKSSVISHFTPAEHKYEATGSVTINQSSA
- the LOC127001563 gene encoding mucin-19-like isoform X44, producing MRMQVTFLLVAAAACVLGDKGEVIARTVSVKSPERRSSVISHFTPADHRYEATGSVLIAPESAEASRPVQRTYGPPAVTQQVQPAVPSGPARPASKASGAALTRTVKVKTPVRVPTVISHFVPADHRYDAEGSVTIVKGSAASTRGSAAGSGAAAQFVSLPAPPRKVKVERKLSASSQGSSSSAAAAAAAAASAAKLALTRTVSVKSPERVPTVISHFVPAEHRYEATGSVTIVKGSQNSGSGSAGGQAQFVSRPAPAPKPRRPAPVPALKLDSQFSGASSSASNLALTRTVSVKSPERVPTVISHFVPAEHRYEATGSVTIVKGSQNAARGGSLSGSSASQATFVKPAAPAPAPAPAPVQFKVKKISRPAQTFSSAASSAANLALTRTVSVKSPERIPTVISHFVPAEHRYEATGSVTIAKGSQGATRRVSGASGSAAGAQVSFRPAAIPLPVASLASPKPRVEAVRKASSGSEANLALTRTVSVKSRDRQPTVISHFVPAEHQYEATGSVTIVKGSSGGRQSSGFSQASSSSGRRVSGGSSSFGATGGSSFSTFGQASGSAAGASGSQAAFGQRQGGSFGASASGSSSGSSGSFSASSQSSRKQESLSASRKAASSGQSASGRVSFGASQAASAGAFGQASGSASQAASAGAFGQASGRASQAGSVSASQKASASSSRAESSSARRQSAAAASTSQSSGYGTSASAQRSQASAAAAAAAAAARGSSSESYTYRLAEPYRGGSSVSAAELLAELKAFREESARSGVKISQTRQSGRDDDGSGTDPYNFSIRVQDSSSTNYQSRDEWVGDDGVTYGWYTMLMPDGFFYNYTYTSHPVKGYQVKVTKEDSGIALKPVEADIFAPATVFSDKGIGRFADFAISGVNNDYQEPNTMNYEENAAAMFAESLAEAMNVQQSSSTRAAVSSGPASHICGHRIVRERGSKTPGSRTLEGLVYGPCTYTEEAAIRVTEERRGSSGSGSRGSFGASGSASGFSAQGSSSGFASKASGSSSGASSSSGSASFGSSAAFAGKASGSASRSSSSSGSASSGSSAAFASKASGSASQSVSQISGSSFGAASKAADAAFVSASQSSGSAFGSASKASGSTFGSASQSSGSASASKASGSAFGSASRGSGSASASKISGSAFGSGSQSSGSAFGSGSQSSGSAFGSGSQSSGSAFGSASRGSGSASASKVSGSAFGSASQSSGSAFGSASRGSGSASASKVSGSTSGSASRKVSSGSSGAGSSFFQSLGSSGSLSSSGSSGAQFFGSAGASRSGSSEESGSGRYSSGFTFQTSSSPSSSEEKSGESSSKFQSSSSSFSSGFSSSSRSGGGGSGGSLTRTVSVKSPVRHSSVISHFVPADHVYDASAGVTLGSSSVRQSSTPSRAVFVSAKSGESAAAARKAAEAALAAASRSAASRASNLALTRTVAVKSPERHTNVISHFVPAEHRYEAVGSVTIRRDSEQSTASVSPVRTFTVKSSPAPAPAKAPVRAPAPAPARGYGTPSRSASPSNLSLTRTVSVKSPERKSSVISHFTPAEHKYEATGSVTINQSSA
- the LOC127001563 gene encoding hornerin-like isoform X11, which gives rise to MRMQVTFLLVAAAACVLGDKGEVIARTVSVKSPERRSSVISHFTPADHRYEATGSVLIAPESAEASRPVQRTYGPPAVTQQVQPAVPSGPARPASKASGAALTRTVKVKTPVRVPTVISHFVPADHRYDAEGSVTIVKGSAASTRGSAAGSGAAAQFVSLPAPPRKVKVERKLSASSQGSSSSAAAAAAAAASAAKLALTRTVSVKSPERVPTVISHFVPAEHRYEATGSVTIVKGSQNSGSGSAGGQAQFVSRPAPAPKPRRPAPVPALKLDSQFSGASSSASNLALTRTVSVKSPERVPTVISHFVPAEHRYEATGSVTIVKGSQNAARGGSLSGSSASQATFVKPAAPAPAPAPAPVQFKVKKISRPAQTFSSAASSAANLALTRTVSVKSPERIPTVISHFVPAEHRYEATGSVTIAKGSQGATRRVSGASGSAAGAQVSFRPAAIPLPVASLASPKPRVEAVRKASSGSEANLALTRTVSVKSRDRQPTVISHFVPAEHQYEATGSVTIVKGSSGGRQSSGFSQASSSSGRRVSGGSSSFGATGGSSFSTFGQASGSAAGASGSQAAFGQRQGGSFGASASGSSSGSSGSFSASSQSSRKQESLSASRKAASSGQSASGRVSFGASQAASAGAFGQASGSASQAASAGAFGQASGRASQAGSVSASQKASASSSRAESSSARRQSAAAASTSQSSGYGTSASAQRSQASAAAAAAAAAARGSSSESYTYRLAEPYRGGSSVSAAELLAELKAFREESARSGVKISQTRQSGRDDDGSGTDPYNFSIRVQDSSSTNYQSRDEWVGDDGVTYGWYTMLMPDGFFYNYTYTSHPVKGYQVKVTKEDSGIALKPVEADIFAPATVFSDKGIGRFADFAISGVNNDYQEPNTMNYEENAAAMFAESLAEAMNVQQSSSTRAAVSSGPASHICGHRIVRERGSKTPGSRTLEGLVYGPCTYTEEAAIRVTEERRGSSGSGSRGSFGASGSASGFSAQGSSSGFASKASGSSSGASSSSGSASFGSSAAFAGKASGSASRSSSSSGSASSGSSAAFASKASGSASQSVSQISGSSFGAASKAADAAFVSASQSSGSAFGSASKASGSTFGSASQSSGSASASKASGSAFGSASRGSGSASASKISGSAFGSGSQSSGSAFGSGSQSSGSAFGSGSQSSGSAFGSGSQSSGSAFGSASRGSGSASASKVSGSAFGSGSQSSGSAFGSGSQSSGSAFGSGSQSSGSAFGSASRGSGSASASKVSGSAFGSGSQSSGSAFGSGSQSSGSAFGSASRGSGSASASKVSGSAFGSASQSSGSAFGSASRGSGSASASKVSGSTSGSASRKVSSGSSGAGSSFFQSLGSSGSLSSSGSSGAQFFGSAGASRSGSSEESGSGRYSSGFTFQTSSSPSSSEEKSGESSSKFQSSSSSFSSGFSSSSRSGGGGSGGSLTRTVSVKSPVRHSSVISHFVPADHVYDASAGVTLGSSSVRQSSTPSRAVFVSAKSGESAAAARKAAEAALAAASRSAASRASNLALTRTVAVKSPERHTNVISHFVPAEHRYEAVGSVTIRRDSEQSTASVSPVRTFTVKSSPAPAPAKAPVRAPAPAPARGYGTPSRSASPSNLSLTRTVSVKSPERKSSVISHFTPAEHKYEATGSVTINQSSA
- the LOC127001563 gene encoding uncharacterized transmembrane protein DDB_G0289901-like isoform X23; translation: MRMQVTFLLVAAAACVLGDKGEVIARTVSVKSPERRSSVISHFTPADHRYEATGSVLIAPESAEASRPVQRTYGPPAVTQQVQPAVPSGPARPASKASGAALTRTVKVKTPVRVPTVISHFVPADHRYDAEGSVTIVKGSAASTRGSAAGSGAAAQFVSLPAPPRKVKVERKLSASSQGSSSSAAAAAAAAASAAKLALTRTVSVKSPERVPTVISHFVPAEHRYEATGSVTIVKGSQNSGSGSAGGQAQFVSRPAPAPKPRRPAPVPALKLDSQFSGASSSASNLALTRTVSVKSPERVPTVISHFVPAEHRYEATGSVTIVKGSQNAARGGSLSGSSASQATFVKPAAPAPAPAPAPVQFKVKKISRPAQTFSSAASSAANLALTRTVSVKSPERIPTVISHFVPAEHRYEATGSVTIAKGSQGATRRVSGASGSAAGAQVSFRPAAIPLPVASLASPKPRVEAVRKASSGSEANLALTRTVSVKSRDRQPTVISHFVPAEHQYEATGSVTIVKGSSGGRQSSGFSQASSSSGRRVSGGSSSFGATGGSSFSTFGQASGSAAGASGSQAAFGQRQGGSFGASASGSSSGSSGSFSASSQSSRKQESLSASRKAASSGQSASGRVSFGASQAASAGAFGQASGSASQAASAGAFGQASGRASQAGSVSASQKASASSSRAESSSARRQSAAAASTSQSSGYGTSASAQRSQASAAAAAAAAAARGSSSESYTYRLAEPYRGGSSVSAAELLAELKAFREESARSGVKISQTRQSGRDDDGSGTDPYNFSIRVQDSSSTNYQSRDEWVGDDGVTYGWYTMLMPDGFFYNYTYTSHPVKGYQVKVTKEDSGIALKPVEADIFAPATVFSDKGIGRFADFAISGVNNDYQEPNTMNYEENAAAMFAESLAEAMNVQQSSSTRAAVSSGPASHICGHRIVRERGSKTPGSRTLEGLVYGPCTYTEEAAIRVTEERRGSSGSGSRGSFGASGSASGFSAQGSSSGFASKASGSSSGASSSSGSASFGSSAAFAGKASGSASRSSSSSGSASSGSSAAFASKASGSASQSVSQISGSSFGAASKAADAAFVSASQSSGSAFGSASKASGSTFGSASQSSGSASASKASGSAFGSASRGSGSASASKISGSAFGSGSQSSGSAFGSGSQSSGSAFGSASRGSGSASASKVSGSAFGSGSQSSGSAFGSGSQSSGSAFGSGSQSSGSAFGSASRGSGSASASKVSGSAFGSGSQSSGSAFGSGSQSSGSAFGSASRGSGSASASKVSGSAFGSASQSSGSAFGSASRGSGSASASKVSGSTSGSASRKVSSGSSGAGSSFFQSLGSSGSLSSSGSSGAQFFGSAGASRSGSSEESGSGRYSSGFTFQTSSSPSSSEEKSGESSSKFQSSSSSFSSGFSSSSRSGGGGSGGSLTRTVSVKSPVRHSSVISHFVPADHVYDASAGVTLGSSSVRQSSTPSRAVFVSAKSGESAAAARKAAEAALAAASRSAASRASNLALTRTVAVKSPERHTNVISHFVPAEHRYEAVGSVTIRRDSEQSTASVSPVRTFTVKSSPAPAPAKAPVRAPAPAPARGYGTPSRSASPSNLSLTRTVSVKSPERKSSVISHFTPAEHKYEATGSVTINQSSA